In Deinococcus psychrotolerans, a genomic segment contains:
- a CDS encoding 3'(2'),5'-bisphosphate nucleotidase CysQ family protein: MTYAHERQIAEHLARQAGELLLKHRAAGFKVAYKTSKDDPVTVADTEASELIVAGLRAEFPEDGILSEELTDTAERLSKRRVWIIDPIDGTKEYVDGSPDFAVSIGLSVDGEAVLGVVNAPAHDALYSGVVGEGVFKNGEAAGFSARPPEQALISVSDTEFRRELHRYPLANLRPSGSIALKLALIAAGEADATFTMSPRSEWDIAAGMALIAAAGGQVTRRGGAQIHLNSPQPSIRQGLIGGRSDVVAWLETELHRLAVPEQQLGLVESDEAWALLSRAEQERLRGQSHLHIRHAAGQVVALVLLDADGRVLRSEGDALHLGVLTRDLTRVYGALS, encoded by the coding sequence ATGACTTACGCCCACGAGCGCCAGATTGCCGAACACCTCGCCCGCCAAGCTGGAGAACTGCTCCTGAAACACCGCGCCGCCGGATTCAAAGTGGCTTACAAAACCTCCAAAGACGACCCAGTGACGGTGGCCGATACCGAGGCGTCGGAGTTGATCGTGGCCGGACTGCGGGCCGAGTTTCCCGAAGACGGCATTCTCTCCGAGGAACTCACCGACACCGCCGAGCGCCTCAGCAAGCGCCGCGTCTGGATCATCGACCCGATTGACGGCACTAAAGAATATGTGGACGGCAGCCCCGATTTCGCCGTCAGCATCGGCCTCTCGGTCGACGGTGAGGCGGTGCTGGGCGTGGTGAACGCGCCCGCCCATGACGCCCTTTACAGCGGCGTGGTGGGGGAGGGCGTCTTCAAGAACGGCGAGGCTGCTGGTTTCAGCGCCCGCCCGCCTGAACAAGCTCTTATTTCCGTTTCTGACACCGAGTTCAGGCGCGAGTTGCACCGCTACCCGCTCGCCAACCTGCGCCCGTCCGGCAGCATCGCTCTCAAGCTGGCCCTGATTGCGGCGGGCGAGGCCGACGCCACCTTCACCATGTCGCCGCGCAGTGAGTGGGACATTGCGGCGGGTATGGCCCTGATTGCGGCGGCGGGCGGTCAGGTGACGCGGCGCGGCGGCGCTCAGATTCATCTCAACTCGCCCCAGCCCAGCATCCGGCAGGGCCTGATCGGAGGCCGGAGCGACGTGGTGGCGTGGCTGGAAACCGAACTCCACCGCCTCGCCGTGCCGGAGCAGCAATTAGGGTTGGTTGAGAGTGACGAAGCCTGGGCTCTGCTCAGCCGAGCCGAGCAGGAACGCTTGCGCGGCCAAAGCCACCTGCACATTCGCCACGCGGCGGGGCAGGTGGTGGCGCTGGTGCTGCTTGACGCGGATGGGCGGGTGCTGCGCTCGGAAGGCGACGCCCTGCATCTGGGGGTGCTGACCCGTGACCTGACGCGGGTGTACGGTGCGCTGAGCTGA
- the aspS gene encoding aspartate--tRNA(Asn) ligase — protein sequence MTNPTEPTQTQPKLARTLTRDLGQLEGQMVKLQGFVHARRDLGGVQFVVLRDKTGLAQCVGSHLSLPLPESSVEILGTVKAHKKAPGGYEVQVESMKVLSAATQASPLEIPKMEWNVNPETMLDYRYVSLRGLRERAALKVQGEIVYAFHTYLRSQGFTEISTPKIVSAGAEGGANLFKLDYFGEQAYLAQSPQLYKQIMVGVFERVYEVAPVYRAEEHATSRHLNEYLSLDVEMGFIDDEDDVMELETGFLSFAMERLGESCAAEFELLGASIPKVPQRIPRITLMDARALVTEKFGHQVGGKDLDPEAERLLCQHYAETEGSDFVFVTKYPRAARPFYTHADHQEDGSLNPDLTRGFDLLFRGIEITSGGQRIHDHAMLMESIDAYKMNREAMSGYSEVFKYGMPPHGGFAIGAERLTAKLLGIANVRYARAFPRDRNRLTP from the coding sequence ATGACCAACCCAACCGAGCCAACCCAGACCCAGCCCAAACTCGCCCGCACCCTGACCCGCGACCTCGGCCAGCTTGAGGGCCAAATGGTCAAGCTGCAAGGCTTCGTCCACGCCCGGCGCGACCTCGGCGGGGTGCAGTTCGTGGTGCTGCGCGACAAAACCGGCCTGGCCCAGTGCGTCGGCAGCCACCTCAGCTTGCCCCTGCCGGAAAGCAGCGTGGAAATTTTGGGCACGGTCAAGGCCCATAAAAAAGCGCCAGGAGGATACGAGGTGCAGGTCGAGAGCATGAAAGTCCTGTCGGCGGCCACTCAGGCCTCGCCGCTGGAAATCCCCAAGATGGAATGGAACGTCAACCCCGAAACCATGCTGGATTACCGCTACGTGTCGCTGCGCGGTCTGCGCGAACGGGCGGCGCTGAAGGTGCAGGGCGAGATCGTCTACGCCTTTCACACCTACCTGCGCTCACAGGGCTTTACCGAAATCAGCACGCCCAAGATCGTCTCGGCGGGCGCGGAGGGCGGCGCGAACCTCTTCAAGCTCGATTATTTCGGCGAGCAGGCTTACCTGGCCCAGAGTCCCCAGCTTTACAAACAGATCATGGTGGGTGTTTTCGAGCGCGTCTACGAGGTGGCCCCGGTCTACCGCGCCGAAGAGCACGCCACCAGCCGCCACCTGAATGAATACCTGTCATTAGACGTGGAAATGGGCTTCATCGACGATGAGGACGACGTGATGGAGCTGGAAACCGGCTTCCTGAGCTTCGCGATGGAGCGCTTAGGCGAAAGCTGCGCCGCCGAGTTCGAGCTGCTGGGCGCGAGTATTCCGAAGGTGCCGCAGCGCATACCCCGCATCACGCTGATGGACGCTAGAGCGCTCGTCACTGAGAAATTCGGGCATCAGGTGGGCGGTAAGGACCTCGACCCCGAAGCCGAGAGATTGCTCTGCCAGCACTACGCCGAGACTGAAGGCAGCGACTTTGTCTTCGTGACCAAGTATCCCCGCGCCGCCCGTCCGTTTTACACCCACGCCGACCACCAAGAAGACGGCAGCCTCAACCCCGATTTGACACGCGGCTTTGATTTGCTGTTCCGGGGCATCGAGATCACCTCCGGCGGTCAGCGCATCCACGACCACGCCATGCTGATGGAGTCGATCGACGCCTACAAAATGAACCGCGAGGCCATGAGCGGCTACTCGGAAGTCTTCAAGTACGGCATGCCCCCGCACGGCGGCTTTGCGATCGGGGCCGAGCGCCTGACCGCCAAACTGCTGGGCATTGCCAACGTCCGGTACGCCCGCGCCTTCCCGCGTGACCGCAACCGCCTGACGCCCTGA
- a CDS encoding aminotransferase class V-fold PLP-dependent enzyme, protein MDNFTLFRTDLIGQDTVIRTPFGDRRVTYADHVASGRALRSSEAFIVERVLPLYANTHTDDSATGAMTTHLAHQACEYVKTQLGADKNCTLVWCGSGSTGAVKRLQEILGLAVPPTLLAKLRASFPPDERPVVFVGPYEHHSNEVTWRETLADVVEVPLCPRGGIDLDALRTLLKAPEYRSRQKIGSFSAASNVTGYLSDTRALARLLHAHGALAFFDFAACAPYLKIDMRSGRPDGYDAVFLSPHKFAGGPGTPGLLCFQNQIYPAGAPTTAGGGTVSYVSRTAHHFVEDIEAREDAGTPAILGKIRTALAFKAKERLGIDAIAEREHALISRAIARLRTHPRLQLLGNLDEPRLAVLSFLVRTEDSSMLHPRLVVRLLNDLFGIQSRGGCACAGPYGHALLNIDDQTSQRYMHCALGGLGGLKPGWTRLNFAPWTSEAEFLFLLSALEFVADFGERFVPLYDMDFHTGTWTHPADQPLPDLFDFPVPARQEGEVPYAAYLAQARELASTLRSPEARPIPPEVPGELVFFSY, encoded by the coding sequence ATGGATAACTTCACGCTGTTCAGAACTGATCTCATCGGTCAGGACACAGTGATTCGCACCCCCTTCGGCGATCGGCGCGTGACTTACGCCGATCACGTTGCTTCGGGCCGCGCTCTGCGGTCGAGTGAAGCCTTTATCGTCGAGCGCGTTTTGCCGCTGTACGCCAACACCCACACTGACGACTCGGCCACCGGAGCCATGACCACCCACCTGGCCCACCAAGCCTGTGAGTATGTCAAAACCCAGCTTGGCGCGGATAAGAATTGCACTTTGGTGTGGTGCGGCTCGGGGAGTACCGGAGCGGTCAAGCGTCTTCAAGAAATTTTAGGCTTGGCGGTGCCGCCCACTTTGCTGGCAAAACTGCGGGCCAGTTTCCCGCCCGACGAGCGTCCGGTGGTGTTCGTGGGGCCGTATGAGCACCACAGCAACGAAGTCACCTGGCGTGAAACGCTGGCCGACGTGGTAGAAGTGCCGCTTTGTCCGAGAGGCGGAATCGATCTGGACGCGCTGCGAACGCTGCTCAAAGCGCCGGAATACCGCAGCCGCCAGAAAATAGGCTCGTTTAGCGCCGCCAGCAACGTGACGGGTTACCTCAGCGACACCCGCGCTCTGGCCCGTTTGCTGCACGCACACGGCGCACTGGCGTTCTTCGATTTTGCCGCGTGTGCGCCGTATCTCAAGATCGACATGCGCTCTGGGCGGCCCGACGGCTACGACGCCGTGTTTCTCAGCCCCCACAAATTCGCGGGCGGCCCTGGCACACCGGGCTTGTTGTGTTTCCAAAACCAGATTTACCCAGCGGGCGCACCCACCACAGCCGGCGGCGGTACGGTGAGCTATGTCAGCCGCACGGCCCATCACTTTGTCGAAGATATAGAAGCGCGGGAAGACGCCGGAACGCCGGCCATTCTCGGCAAAATTCGCACGGCGCTGGCCTTCAAAGCCAAAGAGCGCCTCGGCATAGACGCCATTGCAGAGCGCGAACACGCTTTGATCAGCCGCGCCATTGCCCGCTTGCGCACCCATCCGCGCCTTCAATTGCTGGGCAACCTGGACGAACCGAGGCTGGCGGTGCTGTCGTTTTTGGTTCGCACTGAAGACAGCTCCATGCTGCATCCCCGCTTGGTCGTGCGCCTGCTCAACGACCTGTTCGGGATTCAGTCCCGGGGCGGTTGTGCCTGTGCCGGCCCGTATGGTCACGCGCTGCTCAATATCGACGATCAAACCAGTCAGCGCTACATGCACTGCGCTCTGGGCGGTCTGGGCGGCCTCAAGCCCGGCTGGACGCGCCTGAATTTCGCGCCGTGGACGAGTGAAGCCGAATTTTTATTCCTGCTCTCCGCGCTTGAATTTGTGGCGGACTTTGGTGAGCGGTTCGTGCCGCTGTACGACATGGACTTTCACACCGGCACCTGGACGCACCCGGCTGACCAGCCGCTACCAGACCTGTTTGATTTTCCGGTTCCGGCGCGTCAGGAGGGTGAGGTGCCTTATGCGGCTTATCTGGCCCAGGCGCGGGAGTTGGCGAGCACGCTGCGCTCCCCAGAGGCGCGGCCCATTCCGCCTGAAGTGCCGGGGGAGCTGGTGTTTTTTAGCTACTGA
- the lysS gene encoding homocitrate synthase, with product MTATDTPTDRVSAPPIQARSWAIIDSTLREGEQFARGNFKTDDKIEIAKALDAFGAEYIELTTPMVSAATAADIRKLASLNLKAKLLTHVRCAMDDVQRAVDTGVDGLDLLFGTSSFLREFSHGKNISQIIESAQTVIGWIKANHPNLELRFSAEDTFRSEEADLMAVYKAVSDLGVHRVGLADTVGVATPRQVYTLVREVRKVIHSECGIEFHGHNDTGCAISNAYEAVEAGATHIDTTILGIGERNGITPLGGFLARMFTLDPQGLIDKYNLDMLPQLDQMIARMVGLSIPWNNYLTGEFAYNHKAGMHLKAIYLNPGAYEAIPPEVFGVGRRIQAASKVTGKHAIAYKAREMGLHYGEDALRRVTDHIKALAEQDELDDAHLEKLLREWVSA from the coding sequence ATGACCGCCACCGACACCCCCACTGACCGCGTCTCCGCGCCGCCGATTCAGGCCCGCTCGTGGGCGATTATCGATTCCACTTTGCGTGAGGGCGAGCAGTTTGCACGCGGCAACTTCAAGACCGACGACAAAATCGAAATTGCCAAAGCCCTCGACGCCTTTGGAGCCGAATACATTGAGTTGACCACCCCAATGGTGAGTGCGGCCACTGCCGCCGACATCCGCAAGCTAGCCAGCCTGAACTTGAAGGCCAAACTGCTGACCCACGTGCGCTGCGCCATGGACGACGTGCAGCGGGCGGTGGATACTGGCGTGGACGGCCTAGATTTGCTGTTCGGCACTTCCAGTTTCTTGCGCGAATTCAGCCACGGCAAAAACATCAGCCAGATTATCGAGTCGGCCCAAACCGTCATCGGCTGGATCAAAGCCAACCACCCCAATTTGGAATTGCGCTTTTCGGCAGAAGACACCTTCCGCAGCGAAGAAGCCGATTTGATGGCCGTCTATAAAGCCGTCAGCGATCTGGGCGTACACCGAGTGGGTCTGGCCGACACGGTGGGGGTCGCCACGCCGAGGCAGGTCTATACGCTGGTGCGCGAGGTTCGCAAAGTCATTCACAGCGAGTGCGGCATCGAGTTTCACGGCCACAACGACACCGGCTGCGCGATCAGCAACGCTTACGAAGCGGTTGAAGCTGGAGCCACCCACATCGACACCACCATTTTGGGCATCGGCGAGCGCAACGGCATCACCCCGCTCGGCGGCTTCTTGGCCCGCATGTTCACTCTTGATCCGCAGGGCCTGATCGACAAATACAATCTCGATATGCTGCCCCAGTTGGATCAAATGATTGCCCGGATGGTGGGCTTGTCTATTCCCTGGAACAATTACCTCACCGGCGAGTTTGCTTACAACCACAAAGCCGGAATGCACCTCAAAGCGATTTATCTCAATCCCGGCGCTTATGAAGCGATTCCGCCGGAGGTTTTCGGGGTGGGCCGGCGCATTCAGGCCGCCAGCAAAGTGACCGGCAAACACGCCATCGCTTATAAAGCCCGCGAAATGGGCCTGCACTACGGCGAGGACGCGCTGCGGCGCGTGACCGATCACATCAAGGCCTTGGCCGAACAAGACGAACTGGACGACGCCCACTTGGAGAAATTGCTGCGCGAATGGGTTTCGGCTTAG
- a CDS encoding DUF1990 family protein, with protein MQLTRTTPAALSRVLKRVSSLNPTYSHIGVTLDPQTEMEQHTVLLGTGQATFERGKAALRSWQTHQSRWLRLYPDDQPPAEGQTVLVLLTGAGLCLAFGCRVVRVLDGVRQYGFAYGSLPGHPERGEELFVVEWHPDDRVTFSLSADSQPAHGFYRLGRPFGQLVRSLGTRQYLNSVRRAAQ; from the coding sequence ATGCAACTGACCCGCACCACGCCCGCCGCCCTCAGCCGCGTTCTGAAGCGGGTCAGCAGCTTGAATCCGACCTACAGTCACATCGGCGTCACGCTTGATCCGCAAACCGAGATGGAGCAGCACACCGTTTTGCTCGGCACCGGTCAGGCGACCTTTGAACGCGGCAAGGCGGCTCTGAGGAGCTGGCAGACCCATCAATCGCGCTGGCTGCGGCTGTACCCGGACGACCAGCCGCCCGCCGAGGGGCAAACCGTCTTGGTGTTGCTCACCGGCGCGGGCCTGTGTTTGGCTTTCGGCTGCCGCGTCGTGCGCGTGCTGGACGGCGTCAGGCAATACGGCTTTGCTTACGGCAGCTTGCCCGGCCACCCTGAACGCGGCGAGGAATTGTTTGTGGTGGAGTGGCACCCAGATGACCGCGTGACCTTCAGTCTGAGCGCCGATAGCCAGCCTGCCCATGGGTTTTACCGTTTGGGGCGGCCTTTCGGACAGCTTGTGCGCTCGCTCGGTACCCGGCAGTATTTGAATTCTGTGCGGCGGGCGGCACAATAG
- a CDS encoding PhzF family phenazine biosynthesis protein codes for MTDAPPTSYRVYAAPRTEGGKLVSLFTAAEGDLQAQAKQAGTPLSVFIEAADTGGAHLRVFTPLRDKGESDSAAIAALSHLQAAGQIADVSSVWMNGQEFPAQLCGGEWLLKQGDVSVSAAPGAAVSSLGLTFEYVQIASTNRPNLILEVPTLEALTSFQPDFEQIKQLGRATATTGLIVYTLEAERAEVSLRAFGPLKGFDEDAASSNMFACLVGALSVRGALPKDEPLVRGLQMMPGQPSRLSAQYLPQPSGASEVWVGGAARRLEP; via the coding sequence ATGACCGATGCCCCCCCCACTTCTTACCGCGTTTACGCCGCGCCGCGCACCGAAGGCGGCAAACTCGTTTCACTGTTCACGGCTGCCGAGGGCGATTTGCAGGCTCAGGCCAAGCAAGCCGGCACGCCGCTTTCAGTCTTCATCGAGGCGGCGGACACGGGCGGCGCACACCTGCGCGTCTTCACGCCCCTGCGCGACAAGGGCGAGAGCGACAGCGCGGCGATAGCAGCCCTAAGCCACCTCCAGGCGGCGGGCCAGATTGCCGATGTCTCAAGCGTCTGGATGAACGGCCAAGAATTTCCTGCTCAGCTTTGCGGCGGCGAGTGGCTGCTGAAGCAGGGCGACGTAAGCGTGAGCGCCGCGCCGGGAGCAGCTGTGAGCAGCCTCGGCCTGACTTTCGAATATGTCCAGATCGCCAGCACGAACCGACCCAACCTCATTTTGGAAGTGCCGACGCTGGAGGCTTTGACTTCGTTTCAACCTGATTTTGAACAAATAAAGCAATTGGGCCGCGCCACCGCCACCACCGGCCTGATCGTCTACACCTTGGAAGCTGAACGCGCCGAGGTGAGCTTGAGGGCGTTCGGGCCGCTGAAGGGCTTTGACGAGGACGCCGCCAGCAGCAACATGTTCGCCTGCTTGGTGGGAGCCCTCAGCGTGCGCGGAGCGCTGCCCAAAGACGAACCGCTGGTGCGCGGCCTTCAGATGATGCCGGGGCAACCCTCCCGCCTCAGCGCCCAGTACCTCCCACAGCCGAGCGGAGCCAGCGAGGTCTGGGTGGGGGGCGCGGCCCGCAGACTCGAACCATGA
- a CDS encoding benzoate/H(+) symporter BenE family transporter: MSELHFSAPTLSDLKRDVSFSAVLAGFIAVLVGAASSIGLVIAAAQAAHLSPAQTSSWIFSVYISIAVSGWLLSWRYRAPILTAWTTPGLALIATQASALTLPEMIGAYLISAALITAIGISGAFERITARIPGPLAAALLAGVLIPFVISAFKVLPTAPLLVGAMIGGFLIGRVLAPRYAVLLSLLAGVAVAVLTGQVGAAGGAGVFGTLVFTAPHFTLHGLLSLALPMTLLTLASQNLPGVAVLRTFGYGRVPTSPLIWATGLTSLLSAPFGAHTTNLAAITAAIGAGEESHPDPARRYVAGLSCAFFYLLLGIFAGWVAGAVGAVPPAFIAALAGLALLGTATNSLVSALGEADWREAAAVTVFVTASGLSWWGLGSAVWGVVLGGALGWGLRRRNG, translated from the coding sequence ATGAGCGAACTCCACTTCAGCGCCCCGACCTTGAGTGACCTGAAACGCGACGTTTCATTCTCGGCGGTGCTGGCCGGATTTATCGCGGTGTTGGTCGGCGCGGCCAGCAGCATCGGCCTCGTGATTGCCGCTGCCCAAGCCGCCCACCTGAGCCCCGCCCAGACCAGCAGTTGGATTTTCAGCGTCTACATCAGCATCGCCGTCAGCGGGTGGCTGCTGAGCTGGCGCTACCGCGCTCCGATTCTGACGGCTTGGACGACACCCGGACTGGCGCTGATTGCCACGCAGGCCAGCGCCTTGACCTTGCCGGAGATGATCGGCGCGTACTTGATCAGCGCCGCCCTGATCACCGCCATCGGCATCAGCGGGGCCTTCGAGCGCATCACGGCGCGGATTCCGGGGCCTCTGGCCGCCGCGCTGCTGGCAGGCGTGCTGATTCCCTTCGTGATCAGCGCCTTCAAAGTGCTGCCGACTGCGCCGCTGCTGGTGGGCGCAATGATAGGCGGCTTTTTGATCGGTCGGGTGCTTGCGCCGCGCTACGCCGTGCTGCTCTCACTGCTGGCAGGCGTGGCCGTGGCCGTGCTGACCGGGCAAGTCGGGGCCGCTGGCGGAGCGGGCGTGTTCGGCACGCTGGTCTTCACCGCGCCCCACTTCACGCTTCACGGGCTGCTCTCGCTGGCCCTGCCGATGACCCTGCTGACGCTAGCCTCACAAAACCTGCCGGGCGTGGCGGTGTTGCGAACCTTCGGCTATGGGCGGGTACCGACCTCGCCGCTGATCTGGGCCACCGGCCTGACTTCGCTGCTGTCGGCTCCCTTTGGAGCGCACACCACCAACCTCGCTGCCATCACCGCCGCCATCGGCGCGGGCGAGGAAAGCCATCCCGACCCGGCGCGGCGCTACGTGGCAGGCTTGTCGTGCGCCTTTTTCTATTTGTTGCTGGGCATTTTCGCGGGCTGGGTGGCGGGCGCAGTGGGGGCCGTGCCGCCCGCCTTCATCGCTGCACTGGCGGGCCTGGCACTGCTCGGCACGGCAACGAACAGTCTGGTTTCGGCGCTGGGCGAGGCCGATTGGCGCGAGGCCGCCGCCGTCACCGTTTTCGTCACCGCCTCGGGGCTGAGCTGGTGGGGACTGGGCAGCGCCGTATGGGGCGTGGTGCTGGGCGGAGCGCTGGGCTGGGGCCTGCGGCGTAGAAACGGGTAA
- the rplT gene encoding 50S ribosomal protein L20 → MPRTKTGIVRRRRHKKVLKRAKGFWGSRSKQYKMAFQTLLNAATYEYRDRRNKKRDYRRLWIQRINAGARLHGMNYSNFIAGLKLAGIDLNRKVLADIAAREPEAFAMLVENAKSAHSNKQAA, encoded by the coding sequence ATGCCACGCACCAAAACAGGTATTGTCCGCCGCCGCCGTCACAAGAAGGTGCTCAAGCGGGCCAAGGGCTTTTGGGGTTCACGCTCCAAGCAGTACAAGATGGCCTTCCAGACGCTGCTCAACGCCGCGACTTACGAGTACCGCGATCGCCGCAACAAAAAGCGCGATTACCGCCGCCTCTGGATTCAGCGCATTAACGCCGGTGCCCGCCTCCACGGCATGAACTACTCCAACTTCATCGCCGGACTGAAGTTGGCCGGTATCGACCTCAACCGCAAGGTGCTGGCCGATATTGCCGCCCGCGAGCCGGAAGCCTTTGCCATGCTGGTGGAGAACGCCAAGAGCGCCCACAGCAACAAGCAAGCCGCTTAA
- the rpmI gene encoding 50S ribosomal protein L35, with the protein MPKMKTKKSAVRRIKITATGKVMAFKSGKRHQNTGKSGSDISNKGKGFVLAKSEWARMKLALPGGK; encoded by the coding sequence ATGCCGAAGATGAAGACCAAAAAGAGTGCTGTTCGCCGGATTAAAATCACGGCGACGGGTAAAGTGATGGCGTTCAAGAGTGGCAAACGCCACCAGAACACCGGCAAGAGCGGCTCGGACATCAGCAACAAAGGCAAAGGCTTTGTGCTGGCCAAGAGCGAGTGGGCGCGTATGAAACTTGCTCTGCCGGGAGGGAAATAA
- a CDS encoding AAA family ATPase, with the protein MKGEGPPAIHALHGFLGSGKTTFARQLETELPALRFSSDEWMVTLYGQDPPEALFSEYRFRIYALMRRYWTRALALGLPVVLDEGLWTRRERDDLRAEAEQLGVPLILYALSTPESVARERIRQRNQEPHSLCIAENTYDLFRPRFKPLEPDELHILI; encoded by the coding sequence GTGAAGGGAGAAGGGCCGCCCGCCATTCACGCCCTGCACGGTTTTTTGGGCAGCGGCAAAACCACGTTTGCTCGCCAACTCGAAACCGAGTTGCCCGCCCTGCGCTTTTCCAGCGACGAGTGGATGGTCACGCTCTACGGCCAAGACCCACCCGAAGCCCTTTTCAGCGAGTACCGCTTCCGCATCTACGCGTTGATGCGCCGCTACTGGACACGCGCCCTCGCTCTGGGCCTGCCTGTGGTGCTCGACGAGGGTCTCTGGACGCGCCGCGAGCGTGACGACCTGCGGGCAGAAGCGGAGCAGCTCGGCGTCCCGCTGATTCTCTACGCGCTCAGCACGCCCGAAAGCGTGGCCCGTGAGCGTATTCGGCAGCGCAACCAAGAGCCGCACAGCCTCTGCATTGCCGAGAACACCTACGACCTGTTTCGTCCGCGCTTCAAGCCGCTGGAACCTGATGAGCTGCACATCCTAATCTGA
- a CDS encoding rhodanese-like domain-containing protein: MNPSPPHLFIDLRAAALREVEPLGSLISNPHRMLSLAQIEEGQHGLTSADGPVVVICERGIRSSLAVRFLRSDGVDAQAYEGGVLAMKQALSAR, from the coding sequence ATGAATCCCAGTCCTCCCCACCTCTTCATTGACCTGCGGGCCGCCGCACTGCGCGAAGTCGAGCCGCTCGGCTCACTCATTTCCAATCCCCACCGGATGCTGAGTTTGGCGCAAATCGAAGAAGGCCAGCACGGCCTCACCTCGGCGGACGGCCCGGTGGTGGTGATTTGTGAACGGGGGATTCGCAGCAGCCTGGCAGTTCGTTTTCTGCGCTCGGACGGGGTGGACGCGCAGGCGTATGAAGGCGGCGTTCTGGCAATGAAGCAAGCGCTCTCGGCGCGGTGA
- a CDS encoding rhodanese-like domain-containing protein, which yields MQEVSPKEAQRRLQHGALLIDVREANEYEEVHAEGAQLMALSEFETRYAELPKDKELVLICRSGARSGRATQFLLDHGYNKAVNLTGGTIAWQDTGLPTQTGAV from the coding sequence ATGCAAGAAGTGAGTCCAAAAGAAGCTCAACGCCGCCTTCAACACGGCGCACTGCTGATCGACGTGCGCGAAGCCAACGAGTACGAAGAAGTTCACGCCGAGGGCGCACAGCTCATGGCGCTGAGCGAATTTGAGACGCGCTACGCCGAGTTGCCCAAAGACAAAGAACTGGTGCTGATCTGCCGCAGCGGCGCACGCAGCGGACGGGCCACCCAGTTTCTGCTCGATCACGGCTACAACAAGGCCGTCAACCTGACCGGCGGTACGATTGCTTGGCAAGACACCGGCCTGCCCACCCAAACAGGAGCAGTATGA
- a CDS encoding metal-sulfur cluster assembly factor: protein MSDEISNGINPAAAPAAGNLPNEAQILESLKVVKDPEIPVNVVDLGLIYGVDINAEGVVDVTMTLTSVGCPVQDLIRSDAEMAVMRLDGVNRVNVDFVWSPPWSPEKMTEDGKRQMRMFGFNL from the coding sequence ATGAGCGACGAAATCAGTAACGGTATCAATCCTGCCGCCGCGCCCGCTGCGGGTAACCTGCCCAACGAAGCGCAAATTTTGGAATCGCTGAAAGTCGTCAAAGACCCTGAAATTCCGGTGAACGTGGTGGACTTGGGCCTGATTTACGGCGTGGACATCAATGCCGAGGGCGTGGTGGACGTGACCATGACCCTGACCTCGGTCGGCTGCCCGGTGCAAGACCTGATTCGCTCGGACGCCGAGATGGCCGTGATGCGCCTAGACGGCGTCAATCGCGTCAACGTGGATTTTGTGTGGTCACCGCCCTGGAGCCCCGAGAAGATGACCGAAGACGGCAAGCGCCAGATGCGGATGTTCGGCTTTAACCTTTAA